One genomic window of Saccharomyces cerevisiae S288C chromosome XII, complete sequence includes the following:
- the STT4 gene encoding 1-phosphatidylinositol 4-kinase STT4 (Phosphatidylinositol-4-kinase; functions in Pkc1p protein kinase pathway; required for normal vacuole morphology, cell wall integrity, and actin cytoskeleton organization; required for autophagosome-vacuole fusion during autophagy and for lipophagy in stationary phase cells and during nitrogen starvation; localizes to plasma membrane and mitochondria in HTP studies), with the protein MRFTRGLKASSSLRAKAIGRLTKLSTGAPNDQNSNGTTLDLITHTLPIFYSTNTSKIYTIPLTLSEWEVLTSLCVAIPTTLDLVETMLKEIIAPYFLETPRQRISDVLSSKFKLEQMRNPIELLTFQLTKFMIQACEQYPVLYENIGGIISTYFERVLKIFTIKQSGLLSLVGFINAFIQFPNSTELTKFTWKKLAKLVLRGSFLNEVDKILNSSATFTNDSIVQYYDAGNELSSAYLLELISRLQVSLISHLLNTSHVGANLSEFLLNQQYQFYKFDQEVADENDDTKCIDDFFFNVRSNKQFFTDMCKISLQFCSESHILDLSTDNRARFSFDTRAHYLQTLCLIPFIEDTESELFESFTNVVSESIDKFFLSDVVTPSLIKAIVASASLLNFFTEKLSLTLIRMFPLLVASPHITTETVNDVAKIFTTGLYPLNEDAIVSTIYSMNNLLAVSEDGSPVPVLRERQLTITSGKNIEKDYFPLRNSSASLDGTGALLGNTTVGQLSSHDVNSGATMTYHASLISNCVAATTTIASYYNTQSITALTISILTQKVNSMSKELDGVILNSLARLAPNTSLTEFSLLLKFFKSRTVIATKIDDSALLKNIIKAKCVISKELLARHFSSDLYFMYLHDLLDSIIASGEVERLEHHRPQTEISRVADQIATYLEPLAALLPVPGDTPLDINKDEVTTNKFRNAWFNFVIHGYHLGGPIVKRNFSFLLTIAYNSPPLASEFPANNKELSLEMNTILRRGSSNENIKQQKQQITEYFNTNIVQYRTTSSSKIMFLAAAVLLETIRCEAGDCSKTLLYFSDPSILSGSIEKCIAVLSVSMIRKYARLIQKGNDAIFNSKMIAQQLNNLLLCLSHREPTLQDAAFHACEIFIRSIPSSLCHHLSLYTLLDMLTALFDSILDSEAHKFEPRYEFKLKHSKTTILVPSSSSWRATTLSRLHKSAKEWVRILLNRSNQDTKILLQSYISDLGEYSRLNSVEFGVSFAMDMAGLILPADKELSRLTYYGPEKPNTISGFISLHSWRSKYLFDTAITSSPEDIKRQIGISTQNIRKNLTLGNKIITKDVTDFLDMATALLILGNGAPASLIYDIVHIPFEVFTSASLKIATNVWLTIITEKPEVAHLLLVEVCYCWMRSIDDNIGLYSRDHDLKGEEYQKMEYSPYDKAGINRDAKNASQAMQPHLHVIKFFASHFEGTLFQSDFLLKIFTKCALYGIKNLYKASLHPFARMIRHELLLFATLVLNASYKQGSKYMGRLSQEITNGALSWFKRPVAWPFGSNELKIKADLSVTRDLFLQLNKLSSLMSRHCGKDYKILNYFLASEIQQIQTWLTPTEKIEGADSNELTSDIVEATFAKDPTLAINLLQRCYSKKAEDVLVGLVAKHALMCVGSPSALDLFIKGSHLSSKKDLHATLYWAPVSPLKSINLFLPEWQGNSFILQFSIYSLESQDVNLAFFYVPQIVQCLRYDKTGYVERLILDTAKISVLFSHQIIWNMLANCYKDDEGIQEDEIKPTLDRIRERMVSSFSQSHRDFYEREFEFFDEVTGISGKLKPYIKKSKAEKKHKIDEEMSKIEVKPDVYLPSNPDGVVIDIDRKSGKPLQSHAKAPFMATFKIKKDVKDPLTGKNKEVEKWQAAIFKVGDDCRQDVLALQLISLFRTIWSSIGLDVYVFPYRVTATAPGCGVIDVLPNSVSRDMLGREAVNGLYEYFTSKFGNESTIEFQNARNNFVKSLAGYSVISYLLQFKDRHNGNIMYDDQGHCLHIDFGFIFDIVPGGIKFEAVPFKLTKEMVKVMGGSPQTPAYLDFEELCIKAYLAARPHVEAIIECVNPMLGSGLPCFKGHKTIRNLRARFQPQKTDHEAALYMKALIRKSYESIFTKGYDEFQRLTNGIPY; encoded by the coding sequence ATGAGATTTACCAGAGGATTGAAAGCCTCTTCATCTTTAAGAGCGAAAGCTATTGGAAGACTAACTAAACTTTCGACGGGTGCACCAAATGATCAAAACAGTAATGGTACAACATTAGATTTGATAACTCATACATTGCctattttttattccacAAATACGTCAAAGATATATACTATACCACTTACATTGAGTGAATGGGAAGTACTAACTTCGCTTTGTGTTGCAATCCCTACCACGCTCGATCTGGTAGAGACAATGcttaaagaaataattgCGCCTTATTTTCTGGAAACTCCAAGACAAAGAATTTCAGATGTTCTGTCCTCGAAATTCAAGTTGGAACAGATGAGAAATCCGATTGAATTGCTAACTTTCCAGCTGACTAAGTTTATGATTCAAGCTTGTGAACAGTATCCCGTTCTTTATGAAAATATAGGCGGCATCATTTCAACTTATTTTGAGCGTGTATTAAAGATTTTTACTATTAAACAATCTGGTCTACTATCATTAGTGGGCTTTATTAATGCATTTATCCAGTTTCCCAACTCTACAGAGCTTACTAAATTCACCTGGAAAAAGTTAGCGAAACTTGTGCTTCGTGGATCATTTCTAAACGAAGTTGATAAGATTTTGAATTCCTCAGCAACGTTTACCAATGATTCAATCGTCCAGTATTACGATGCTGGAAATGAGCTATCCAGTGCCTACTTATTGGAATTAATATCTCGCTTGCAAGTTTCGCTAATATCTCATCTGTTAAACACTTCACATGTCGGCGCCAACTTGAGTGAGTTCTTACTAAATCAACAATACCAATTTTACAAATTTGATCAAGAAGTAGCCGatgaaaacgatgataCGAAGTGTATTgatgacttttttttcaacgtAAGAAGCAATAAACAGTTTTTTACAGACATGTGTAAAATTTCCCTGCAATTTTGTTCTGAGTCACATATTCTCGACCTATCTACAGACAACCGTGcaagattttcttttgatacTCGAGCCCACTACCTACAAACGCTATGTTTAATTCCGTTTATAGAAGATACAGAAAGCGAgctttttgaaagttttacAAACGTTGTTTCTGAATctattgataaatttttcttatctGATGTCGTTACACCATCTTTGATAAAAGCAATTGTAGCTTCTGCCTCATtactgaattttttcacgGAAAAATTGTCATTAACTCTGATTCGTATGTTTCCTTTATTGGTAGCGTCTCCACATATCACGACTGAAACAGTTAATGATGTTGCAAAAATATTCACCACAGGGTTATACCCTCTAAATGAAGATGCAATTGTGAGTACAATTTATTCCATGAACAACTTATTAGCTGTTTCCGAGGACGGATCGCCCGTCCCGGTGCTCCGTGAGCGCCAATTAACAATAACAtctggaaaaaatattgagaAAGACTACTTTCCCTTGCGAAATTCATCTGCCAGTTTGGATGGCACTGGTGCTCTGCTCGGAAATACAACTGTGGGCCAACTTTCCTCCCATGATGTCAATAGTGGAGCTACTATGACATACCATGCCTCTTTGATATCTAATTGTGTGGCTGCAACGACTACAATCGCCTCATACTATAACACCCAAAGCATAACAGCTTTGACTATCTCTATTCTTACGCAAAAAGTTAATTCTATGTCAAAGGAATTAGACGGTgttattttgaattctttggCAAGACTGGCTCCGAATACTTCACTGACAGAATTTTCGCTTTTACTAAAGTTCTTCAAATCGAGAACTGTTATTGCAacaaaaattgatgataGCGcactattgaaaaatattattaaagCGAAATGTGTGATATCAAAAGAATTGTTGGCCAGGCATTTTTCAAGTGACTTATATTTCATGTATCTTCATGATCTATTGGACTCAATCATTGCCAGTGGGGAAGTAGAACGATTGGAACATCACAGACCTCAAACGGAGATTTCCCGTGTTGCTGATCAAATCGCTACCTACTTAGAGCCCCTCGCCGCTCTACTACCTGTTCCAGGCGATACGCCATTGGACATCAATAAGGATGAAGTCACTACAAACAAGTTTAGGAACGCCTGGTTTAATTTTGTCATCCATGGGTACCACTTGGGCGGGCCTATTGTCAAacgaaatttttctttcttattAACTATTGCCTATAATTCACCACCGCTGGCTTCTGAATTTCCTGCTAATAACAAGGAGCTTTCATTGGAAATGAATACAATTTTGCGCCGCGGTTCATCTAACGAAAATAtcaaacaacaaaaacagCAGATAACCGAATATTTCAATACCAATATTGTTCAGTACAGAACAACTTCATCGTCTAAAATCATGTTTTTAGCGGCTGCCGTTCTTCTAGAAACGATAAGATGCGAGGCAGGTGATTGTTCGAAGACTCTACTGTACTTCTCAGACCCCTCCATTCTTTCCGGTTCAATTGAGAAGTGTATTGCAGTTTTGTCGGTTTCCATGATTAGAAAATATGCTAGGTTGATTCAAAAGGGTAACGATGCCATATTCAACTCCAAAATGATTGCTCAACAACTTAATAACTTGCTACTTTGCCTTTCTCATAGGGAACCAACTTTGCAGGATGCCGCTTTTCATGCCTGTGAAATATTTATCAGATCTATTCCATCATCGTTATGTCATCATTTGTCTCTCTACACCTTATTAGATATGTTAACAGCCCTATTTGATAGTATCTTGGACTCAGAGGCGCATAAATTTGAACCACGGTATGAATTTAAATTAAAACATTCTAAGACAACAATATTGGTTCCAAGCTCATCGTCCTGGCGCGCTACGACACTATCAAGATTGCACAAGTCAGCTAAAGAATGGGTAAGAATTCTATTGAATAGAAGCAACCAGGATACTAAGATTTTGTTGCAATCATACATATCAGATCTCGGTGAGTACAGCAGGCTAAATTCTGTTGAATTTGGTGTCTCATTTGCCATGGATATGGCTGGTTTGATTTTACCTGCAGATAAGGAATTATCAAGGCTTACTTATTATGGTCCAGAGAAACCTAACACGATTTCTGGATTTATATCTTTACATTCTTGGAGGTCAAAATATCTTTTCGATACCGCTATTACATCATCACCAGAGGATATCAAAAGGCAAATAGGTATTTCCACTCAAAacataagaaaaaatttgaccTTAGGAAATAAGATTATAACTAAAGACGTAActgattttcttgatatGGCTACCGCGTTGTTAATTCTTGGCAATGGTGCACCAGCGTCATTGATATATGATATTGTGCACATCCCGTTCGAAGTCTTCACCTCTGCATCTTTAAAGATTGCTACAAACGTATGGTTAACAATCATAACTGAGAAGCCCGAAGTTGCACATTTGCTTTTAGTTGAAGTATGCTATTGCTGGATGCGCTCCATTGATGACAATATTGGTCTCTATTCTCGCGATCATGACTTAAAGGGCGAagaataccaaaaaatggaatattCCCCTTACGACAAAGCAGGTATCAACAGAGATGCAAAAAATGCATCCCAAGCTATGCAACCACATCTTCATgttattaaattttttgcttccCATTTCGAGGGCACACTATTTCAAAGTGactttttattgaaaattttcacgAAATGTGCGCTTTATGGTATCAAGAATCTGTATAAGGCTTCACTACACCCGTTCGCTAGAATGATTCGCCACGAATTATTGTTATTCGCGACTCTCGTACTAAACGCAAGTTATAAGCAGGGATCCAAGTATATGGGCCGTTTGTCGCAAGAAATCACAAACGGTGCCCTAAGTTGGTTTAAAAGACCAGTAGCGTGGCCATTCGGCTCAAATGAGCTGAAAATCAAAGCAGATTTATCTGTTACTAGGGACCTTTTCCTTCAGCTCAACAAATTAAGCTCGCTAATGTCACGTCATTGCGGGAAAGATTACAAGATCCTGAACTATTTCTTGGCAAGCGAAATCCAGCAGATTCAAACCTGGCTTACTCCGACTGAGAAGATTGAAGGAGCCGACAGCAACGAGCTTACAAGCGATATCGTTGAAGCTACCTTTGCTAAAGATCCAACATTAGCAATAAATCTCTTACAACGATGTTATAGCAAGAAAGCTGAGGATGTTTTAGTGGGCTTAGTTGCAAAACATGCTTTAATGTGTGTGGGGTCCCCAAGTGCTCTTGACCTGTTCATAAAAGGAAGCCACCTGAGCAGTAAGAAAGACCTACACGCAACCTTATACTGGGCGCCAGTGAGCCCGTTAAAATCTATCAACCTTTTCCTTCCCGAATGGCAAGGTAATTCTTTTATCTTACAATTCAGCATATATTCGTTGGAATCACAAGATGTGAACTTGGCATTCTTCTATGTTCCTCAAATCGTACAATGTTTGAGATACGATAAAACCGGATATGTCGAAAGATTGATTTTGGATACTGCGAAAATTAGTGTGTTATTTTCTCATCAAATAATCTGGAATATGCTTGCAAACTGCTACAAGGATGATGAAGGTATacaagaagatgaaatcaAACCAACTCTAGATCGTATTAGGGAGCGTATGGTTTCAAGTTTCAGCCAATCTCATCGCGATTTTTACGAACGTGAATTTGAATTCTTCGACGAAGTAACTGGCATATCTGGTAAGTTGAAACcatacataaaaaaaagtaaggctgaaaagaaacataaGATCGATGAAGAAATGAGCAAAATTGAGGTGAAACCTGATGTTTATTTACCTTCTAATCCTGACGGTGTagttattgatattgatCGGAAGAGTGGTAAGCCACTTCAATCTCACGCAAAGGCGCCTTTTATGGCGACCTttaaaataaagaaagacGTAAAAGATCCTTTGACAGGTAAAAACAAGgaagttgaaaaatggcaagCTGCTATCTTCAAAGTCGGTGATGACTGTAGGCAAGATGTTCTAGCGTTACAATTGATCTCGCTATTTAGAACCATTTGGTCTAGTATTGGCTTGGATGTCTACGTTTTTCCCTACAGAGTTACTGCGACGGCACCGGGTTGTGGTGTCATCGATGTGCTACCCAATTCGGTATCCCGTGATATGTTAGGACGTGAAGCTGTTAATGGATTATATGAATATTTCACTAGTAAATTTGGTAATGAATCTACTATCGAATTTCAAAACGCACGAAACAACTTTGTTAAATCCTTAGCGGGATATAGCGTAATTTCGTATTTGTTGCAATTCAAGGATAGACATAATGGTAACATTATGTACGATGATCAAGGACATTGTCTACATATCGATTTTGGGtttatttttgatattgtCCCAGGTGGTATCAAGTTTGAAGCAGTACCATTCAAGCTGACGAAAGAAATGGTTAAAGTGATGGGAGGTTCGCCCCAGACCCCAGCGTATCTGGACTTTGAAGAACTTTGTATCAAGGCATATCTAGCCGCCCGTCCGCACGTGGAGGCCATAATTGAGTGTGTAAATCCTATGTTAGGAAGCGGTCTCCCCTGCTTTAAGGGTCACAAGACAATTAGGAATCTAAGAGCAAGATTTCAACCTCAAAAAACCGATCACGAAGCTGCACTATATATGAAGGCGCTAATCCGTAAAAGTTATGAAAGTATATTCACTAAAGGTTATGATGAATTCCAAAGGCTCACAAATGGCATTCCGTACTGA
- the UBC12 gene encoding NEDD8-conjugating protein UBC12 (Enzyme that mediates the conjugation of Rub1p; a ubiquitin-like protein, to other proteins; related to E2 ubiquitin-conjugating enzymes), translated as MLKLRQLQKKKQKENENSSSIQPNLSAARIRLKRDLDSLDLPPTVTLNVITSPDSADRSQSPKLEVIVRPDEGYYNYGSINFNLDFNEVYPIEPPKVVCLKKIFHPNIDLKGNVCLNILREDWSPALDLQSIITGLLFLFLEPNPNDPLNKDAAKLLCEGEKEFAEAVRLTMSGGSIEHVKYDNIVSP; from the exons atg TTGAAATTACGCCAattacaaaagaaaaagcaaaaagaaaatgaaaacagCAGTTCTATTCAGCCTAATTTATCGGCAGCAAGAATTCGTTTGAAAAGGGACCTTGATTCGCTGGACCTCCCACCAACAGTGACTTTGAATGTAATAACATCACCAGATAGTGCGGATAGATCACAATCGCCGAAATTGGAGGTAATTGTTAGGCCTGATGAAGGATATTATAATTATGGATCTATTAATTTCAATTTGGATTTTAACGAAGTTTATCCGATTGAACCACCAAAAGTTGTATGTTTGAAGAAGATCTTTCATCCAAATATCGATTTAAAGGGGAACGTTTGCCTAAATATTCTTCGAGAAGACTGGTCGCCAGCTCTAGATTTGCAGAGTATTATAACCGggcttcttttcttgttcttggaGCCTAATCCCAATGACCCGTTAAACAAGGATGCAGCAAAGTTACTGTGTGAGGGTGAGAAAGAATTTGCTGAAGCTGTGAGATTGACCATGTCTGGAGGTTCAATTGAACATGTCAAATATGATAACATAGTTTCTCCTTGA
- the CDA1 gene encoding chitin deacetylase CDA1 (Chitin deacetylase; together with Cda2p involved in the biosynthesis ascospore wall component, chitosan; required for proper rigidity of the ascospore wall), which produces MKIFNTIQSVLFAAFFLKQGNCLASNGSTALMGEVDMQTPFPEWLTEFTNLTQWPGIDPPYIPLDYINLTEVPELDRYYPGQCPKISREQCSFDCYNCIDVDDVTSCFKLSQTFDDGPAPATEALLKKLRQRTTFFVLGINTVNYPDIYEHILERGHLIGTHTWSHEFLPSLSNEEIVAQIEWSIWAMNATGKHFPKYFRPPYGAIDNRVRAIVKQFGLTVVLWDLDTFDWKLITNDDFRTEEEILMDINTWKGKRKGLILEHDGARRTVEVAIKINELIGSDQLTIAECIGDTDYIERYD; this is translated from the coding sequence atgaaaattttcaatacAATACAATCTGTGCTGTTCGCAgcattttttctaaaacAGGGAAATTGCCTTGCGTCAAATGGGAGTACCGCATTGATGGGGGAAGTAGATATGCAAACGCCCTTTCCAGAGTGGTTAACAGAATTTACTAATCTTACACAATGGCCTGGAATTGACCCACCTTATATTCCGCTAGATTACATAAATCTTACTGAAGTGCCAGAATTAGATAGGTACTATCCTGGCCAGTGTCCCAAAATTTCTAGAGAGCAGTGCTCATTTGACTGCTATAACTGCATCGATGTTGATGATGTAACTTCGTGTTTCAAACTTTCCCAAACATTTGACGACGGTCCGGCCCCGGCGACAGAGGCATTGCTCAAGAAATTGAGACAAAGAAccactttttttgttctggGGATAAACACTGTTAATTATCCTGATATATATGAGCATATTTTAGAGAGGGGTCATTTGATTGGTACACACACGTGGTCACATGAATTCTTGCCAAGTTTATCAAACGAAGAAATTGTAGCCCAAATTGAATGGTCAATTTGGGCTATGAATGCCACAGGCAAACATTTCCCCAAGTATTTTAGGCCTCCATACGGTGCAATTGATAATAGGGTTAGAGCTATAGTAAAACAGTTTGGCCTAACGGTTGTCTTGTGGGATCTCGATACTTTTGATTGGAAATTAATCACTAATGATGATTTCAGAACAGAGGAAGAAATACTTATGGACATAAATACTTGGAAGGGAAAACGGAAAGGTTTGATCTTAGAGCACGATGGTGCACGAAGAACAGTTGAGGTTGCTATTAAAATCAACGAACTTATTGGTAGTGACCAATTGACAATTGCAGAATGTATTGGTGATACAGACTACATCGAACGCTACGACTAG
- the DPA10 gene encoding Dpa10p (Putative mitochondrial hypothetical protein) produces the protein MSLRNISMITKNLQTTAKCYVPKSSPTSTTIPVIRDASTTQCRRITTVINITSLKGYSPSPRTVHDKPIVICTDNEEVETVSEHVKV, from the coding sequence ATGTCACTAAGAAACATATCAATGATcacaaaaaatttgcaaacAACTGCCAAGTGTTATGTCCCAAAAAGTTCACCTACATCAACAACTATTCCGGTTATAAGGGATGCTAGTACTACTCAATGTCGCAGAATAACTACCGTCATCAATATTACGAGTCTGAAAGGATATTCTCCATCTCCAAGAACAGTTCATGATAAGCCAATTGTTATTTGCACTGACAACGAAGAGGTAGAGACTGTATCGGAGCACGTAAAAGTATAA
- the CDA2 gene encoding chitin deacetylase CDA2 (Chitin deacetylase; together with Cda1p involved in the biosynthesis ascospore wall component, chitosan; required for proper rigidity of the ascospore wall), whose protein sequence is MRIQLNTIDLQCIIALSCLGQFVHAEANREDLKQIDFQFPVLERAATKTPFPDWLSAFTGLKEWPGLDPPYIPLDFIDFSQIPDYKEYDQNHCDSVPRDSCSFDCHHCTEHDDVYTCSKLSQTFDDGPSASTTKLLDRLKHNSTFFNLGVNIVQHPDIYQRMQKEGHLIGSHTWSHVYLPNVSNEKIIAQIEWSIWAMNATGNHTPKWFRPPYGGIDNRVRAITRQFGLQAVLWDHDTFDWSLLLNDSVITEQEILQNVINWNKSGTGLILEHDSTEKTVDLAIKINKLIGDDQSTVSHCVGGIDYIKEFLS, encoded by the coding sequence atgagaatACAACTAAATACAATTGATTTGCAATGTATTATTGCACTTTCCTGTCTGGGGCAATTTGTTCACGCGGAAGCTAATAGGGAAGATTTAAAGCAGATAGACTTTCAATTTCCTGTATTGGAAAGGGCAGCTACAAAAACGCCTTTTCCGGATTGGCTTAGTGCATTTACCGGGTTAAAAGAATGGCCTGGGTTAGATCCACCTTATATACCTTTAGATTTCATTGATTTCAGTCAAATTCCAGATTATAAGGAATATGATCAAAACCATTGCGACAGTGTTCCAAGGGACTCGTGCTCTTTCGATTGCCATCACTGCACCGAACACGATGATGTGTACACATGTTCCAAACTTTCCCAGACATTTGACGATGGTCCTTCTGCTTCCACTACTAAATTATTGGACCGGTTGAAGCATAATTCcaccttcttcaatttaGGTGTCAATATAGTTCAACATCCAGATATCTATCAAAGAATGCAAAAGGAGGGACACTTAATCGGCTCACATACCTGGTCTCACGTATATTTGCCAAATGTAtcgaatgaaaaaattatagCTCAAATTGAATGGTCCATCTGGGCGATGAATGCTACTGGCAACCATACCCCCAAATGGTTCAGACCTCCATATGGCGGAATAGATAATAGAGTAAGAGCAATAACAAGGCAATTTGGCTTACAAGCCGTCTTATGGGATCACGATACTTTTGATTGGAGCCTCCTTCTCAATGATTCTGTCATAACTGAACaagaaattcttcaaaatgtAATAAACTGGAACAAGTCAGGAACCGGATTAATATTAGAACACGATTCAACGGAAAAAACTGTCGATCTTGCCattaaaataaataagttGATAGGTGATGATCAATCAACAGTTTCTCATTGTGTCGGCGGAATTGATTACATAAAAGAATTCTTGTCCTAA